The following proteins come from a genomic window of Bartonella apihabitans:
- the waaA gene encoding lipid IV(A) 3-deoxy-D-manno-octulosonic acid transferase yields the protein MKEFKARTALYLYRVAGGLIRPFVPFYLSLRAARGKEDPHRKRERMGRTDKKRPEGPLIWLHAASVGETLALVPLIERILQLHINVLLTTGTVTSASLIENRFGSRVIHQFAPLDIKPAIRRFLDHWKPDLALVCESEIWPLRISGLARRHIPQVMVNAHMSGRSFHSWQKRSALASHIFRQIDAAIGQSESDAEQYHALGVKTVAVSGNLKADIAPAADKHLLMQYRESLHNRLVWAAISTHEGEENIAAEVHLALKTRLPNLLTIIVPRHPERADEIMEELAKKSLNVVRHSEKQMPTDDTDIVLVDTIGEMGVFLQLAKVSFIGKSLTETGGHNPLEPALLGSAILTGPHVENFKDTFDVFFANNAARVVEDATQLAVQLNTLLTHEPLRYEMIEAAYDTATNMSGALERTLKVLRPFIDPLIMQAKLHHRDTNHGW from the coding sequence ATGAAAGAATTCAAGGCGCGAACAGCATTATATCTTTATCGCGTTGCGGGTGGCTTGATCCGACCTTTTGTTCCCTTCTATCTATCTTTAAGGGCAGCACGCGGCAAGGAAGATCCTCATCGCAAACGCGAGCGTATGGGGCGCACCGATAAAAAGCGCCCCGAAGGGCCGCTGATCTGGCTTCATGCTGCAAGTGTCGGTGAAACATTGGCACTCGTTCCCCTCATTGAACGCATTTTGCAGCTTCATATCAACGTGCTTTTGACAACCGGCACAGTTACATCTGCAAGTCTCATTGAAAACCGGTTTGGCAGTCGGGTTATCCATCAATTCGCGCCGCTCGACATCAAACCGGCGATAAGAAGATTTCTTGATCACTGGAAACCTGATCTCGCACTCGTTTGTGAATCCGAAATCTGGCCATTGCGCATTAGCGGACTTGCGCGCCGCCACATTCCCCAAGTCATGGTCAATGCACATATGTCCGGCCGTTCATTCCATTCATGGCAAAAGCGGTCGGCTCTCGCTTCGCACATTTTCAGACAGATAGATGCAGCCATCGGACAAAGCGAAAGTGATGCCGAACAATATCATGCGCTCGGTGTCAAAACAGTTGCTGTTTCGGGAAATCTGAAAGCCGACATTGCACCGGCAGCCGACAAACATCTGTTAATGCAATATCGGGAAAGTCTGCATAACCGGCTGGTTTGGGCGGCCATCTCCACCCATGAAGGCGAAGAGAATATTGCTGCCGAAGTTCATCTTGCTTTAAAAACACGGTTGCCCAATCTTTTGACCATCATTGTGCCCCGTCATCCTGAACGGGCTGACGAGATTATGGAAGAACTTGCTAAAAAGTCCCTCAATGTTGTCCGGCATAGTGAAAAACAAATGCCCACAGATGACACAGATATCGTTCTCGTGGACACCATTGGCGAGATGGGAGTATTTTTGCAACTTGCAAAAGTATCCTTTATTGGCAAATCTTTAACGGAAACCGGCGGGCACAATCCGCTTGAACCCGCACTTTTGGGATCAGCCATATTGACAGGTCCGCATGTGGAAAATTTCAAAGATACGTTCGATGTATTTTTTGCCAATAATGCTGCAAGAGTCGTTGAAGATGCGACGCAACTTGCCGTCCAGCTCAACACACTTTTGACCCATGAACCGTTACGCTATGAAATGATCGAGGCCGCCTATGATACGGCAACCAATATGAGCGGAGCACTGGAACGCACATTAAAAGTGCTCCGCCCGTTTATTGACCCGTTGATCATGCAGGCAAAACTTCACCATCGGGATACCAATCATGGTTGGTGA
- a CDS encoding lysophospholipid acyltransferase family protein, translated as MTEKNKQKKSDLLNRLWRKIRYPLMNARVTKAIVVSLMANYLRLVYWTNPRLKGSDDPQKAHDAYNPFIITFWHGRHIMGPFLRPKKEHIIAMFSRSADAEINARVGEKLGLETVRGSGGRSKHQNTDKGGARALLTLKRALQEGKTAAMIADIAHGKAREAGKGIILLAKISGRPIVPYIYSFSHVKILEKTWDKTVIPLPFGHSIFLMGDAFYVPEDADDDLMEQKRIELSDIMNRLTDEAEKRLKEGK; from the coding sequence ATGACTGAAAAGAATAAACAAAAAAAATCGGATTTATTGAACCGCTTGTGGCGTAAAATCCGCTATCCACTGATGAATGCCCGTGTAACCAAAGCGATTGTTGTGTCGCTTATGGCCAATTATTTGCGTCTGGTTTATTGGACCAATCCAAGGCTTAAAGGTTCGGATGACCCGCAAAAGGCCCATGATGCCTATAACCCGTTCATTATTACGTTCTGGCACGGGCGTCATATTATGGGGCCGTTTTTGCGCCCGAAAAAAGAACATATCATTGCCATGTTTTCGCGCTCTGCTGATGCCGAGATCAATGCACGGGTCGGTGAAAAACTCGGGCTTGAAACTGTGCGCGGTTCGGGCGGGAGATCCAAGCACCAGAATACCGATAAAGGTGGTGCGAGGGCGCTTCTCACGTTAAAACGCGCCTTGCAAGAGGGAAAAACGGCGGCAATGATTGCTGATATTGCTCATGGAAAAGCGCGCGAAGCCGGTAAAGGTATCATATTGCTTGCCAAAATATCCGGCCGTCCCATTGTCCCTTATATTTATTCCTTTTCCCATGTAAAAATTTTGGAAAAAACATGGGACAAAACCGTAATTCCGCTCCCTTTCGGACATTCCATATTTCTCATGGGAGATGCATTCTATGTTCCTGAAGATGCCGATGATGACCTTATGGAGCAAAAACGCATCGAACTTTCCGATATTATGAACCGTCTGACGGACGAGGCAGAAAAACGTCTTAAGGAAGGGAAATAA
- a CDS encoding DUF4170 domain-containing protein, producing MSATGEPKQLLHLVFGGELKNLDSNEFRDLDNLDIVGIFPDYKSAEAAWRAKAQSSVDNALQRYYIVHLHRLLDPEHSGSK from the coding sequence ATGAGCGCGACAGGTGAACCAAAACAATTGTTGCATCTGGTCTTTGGTGGAGAATTGAAGAATCTCGATAGCAATGAATTTCGTGATCTCGATAATCTTGATATCGTTGGAATCTTCCCCGATTACAAATCTGCTGAAGCTGCCTGGCGGGCGAAAGCCCAGTCAAGTGTCGATAATGCCTTGCAACGTTATTATATTGTGCACCTTCATCGCCTGCTCGATCCGGAACATTCTGGTAGCAAATAG
- a CDS encoding 3'(2'),5'-bisphosphate nucleotidase CysQ, with protein sequence MQANSKTNSEDLELIVNAAHQAGKTALSYFGNDPKVWIKPGNSPVSEGDFAADKVLKELLLKARPDYGWISEETRDERPHSDYKRYFVVDPIDGTRGFLSGSKHWCVSVAIIEDGISQVGVLDCPATRSVYKAERGKGASLNGNKLPLLESHEGKLVVSATGKLEAKLPETFKSQVSFAHYLPSLAYRIALAAEGKIDIVLVKPDSHDWDIAAADLILQECGGAIKNMDDKEPLYGKAPFEHDFLIAGTNSKLNNVIDIVRKIRLG encoded by the coding sequence TTGCAGGCAAATAGCAAAACCAATTCGGAAGATCTGGAGCTTATCGTCAATGCTGCCCATCAAGCGGGAAAGACGGCTTTAAGCTATTTCGGGAATGACCCGAAAGTCTGGATCAAACCGGGAAATTCACCGGTGAGTGAAGGCGATTTTGCTGCCGATAAAGTTCTCAAAGAACTCTTATTGAAGGCTCGCCCCGATTACGGCTGGATATCGGAAGAAACCAGAGATGAACGCCCGCACAGCGACTATAAACGATATTTTGTGGTTGATCCGATTGACGGAACACGTGGTTTTCTTTCCGGTTCGAAACATTGGTGTGTATCTGTCGCAATCATAGAAGATGGAATTTCGCAAGTTGGCGTTCTCGATTGTCCTGCAACCCGTTCGGTCTATAAGGCTGAAAGAGGTAAAGGAGCAAGCCTTAATGGCAATAAGCTTCCGCTTCTGGAAAGTCATGAGGGAAAACTTGTTGTTTCTGCAACCGGAAAACTTGAAGCCAAGCTTCCGGAAACCTTCAAATCACAGGTCAGTTTTGCCCATTACCTGCCTTCGCTTGCCTATCGTATTGCACTTGCTGCAGAAGGAAAGATCGATATCGTTCTTGTCAAACCTGACAGCCATGATTGGGATATTGCCGCTGCCGATCTTATTTTGCAGGAATGTGGCGGTGCGATAAAGAATATGGACGACAAAGAGCCGCTTTATGGAAAAGCGCCTTTTGAACACGATTTTTTGATTGCAGGCACGAACAGCAAGCTTAATAACGTGATAGATATTGTCCGTAAAATTCGATTGGGATAA
- a CDS encoding TldD/PmbA family protein, translating into MVHNSQIDKASALVEAARKAGADSADAVIIGSRSVSVSVRLGKVESTEASENDDFSLRVFVGKRVASISANLSADPASLAERAVAMAKVSPENPFEGLADRSLLVKNPKDLDLYDPFTPDSKRLTEEALEIENAALSVKGVTNSGGATSAYGSGGLVLVTSDGFCGSYQSSRFSYSCSALAGEGTAMERDYDYTTALHHDALDKTTKIGKNAGERAVRRLNARKPKTGTVNVIFEPRMARGIASHIASMVNGAAVVRKTSLLQNRMGEQIMKPTIAVTDQPLKKRGNASRPFDGEGVEGTPLNVIENGVLKHWFLSSSVARELHLETNGHGVRSASSVQPASTNFAIEPGDKTPEEIMQEIKTGFYVTELVGHGVDLVTGQYSRGASGFWIENGELAYPVSEVTLGSNLIDMLAHLTPASDIDRRYGTAAPTLLIEGMTLAGK; encoded by the coding sequence ATGGTTCATAATAGCCAAATTGATAAAGCTTCGGCATTGGTCGAGGCAGCACGCAAAGCCGGCGCCGATAGTGCTGATGCAGTCATCATCGGCTCACGCTCGGTAAGCGTATCGGTACGGCTTGGTAAAGTGGAATCAACCGAAGCATCGGAAAATGATGATTTCTCGTTACGGGTCTTTGTCGGCAAAAGGGTAGCAAGCATTTCGGCCAATCTTTCGGCTGATCCGGCAAGTCTTGCCGAACGCGCCGTCGCCATGGCCAAAGTTTCGCCCGAGAACCCTTTTGAAGGTTTGGCTGATCGCTCTCTTCTTGTTAAAAATCCGAAAGATCTTGATCTTTATGATCCTTTTACACCTGACAGCAAACGCCTGACAGAAGAGGCCTTGGAGATTGAAAATGCAGCATTGTCGGTAAAAGGTGTTACCAATTCGGGTGGTGCAACCTCTGCTTATGGCAGCGGCGGACTGGTTCTTGTCACCAGTGACGGTTTTTGTGGCAGTTATCAGTCAAGTCGTTTTTCCTATTCATGTAGCGCACTTGCCGGTGAAGGCACGGCAATGGAACGTGACTATGATTACACAACAGCTCTTCACCACGATGCTCTCGATAAGACAACTAAAATAGGGAAAAATGCCGGTGAACGTGCAGTTCGGCGGTTAAATGCGCGAAAGCCAAAAACCGGAACTGTCAATGTTATTTTCGAGCCGCGCATGGCACGCGGTATTGCAAGCCACATTGCCTCAATGGTAAATGGTGCCGCCGTTGTACGCAAAACCAGCCTGTTGCAAAACCGCATGGGCGAACAAATTATGAAGCCGACAATTGCGGTCACTGATCAACCGTTGAAAAAACGCGGCAATGCTTCCCGTCCTTTTGATGGCGAAGGTGTCGAGGGGACGCCACTCAATGTCATTGAAAATGGCGTCCTCAAGCACTGGTTTTTATCTTCATCGGTTGCCCGCGAACTTCATCTTGAAACCAATGGTCACGGCGTGCGCTCTGCATCATCGGTACAACCGGCAAGTACCAATTTTGCGATTGAACCGGGCGATAAAACGCCGGAAGAAATCATGCAAGAAATCAAAACCGGATTTTACGTCACCGAATTGGTTGGCCATGGTGTCGATCTTGTGACAGGTCAATATAGCCGTGGCGCTTCAGGTTTCTGGATCGAGAATGGCGAGCTTGCTTATCCGGTAAGTGAAGTAACGCTGGGCTCCAATCTGATTGATATGTTGGCCCATCTTACACCGGCAAGTGATATTGACCGCCGTTATGGGACGGCTGCCCCGACTTTGTTGATTGAAGGAATGACCCTTGCAGGCAAATAG
- a CDS encoding pitrilysin family protein, whose translation MNKKSNIFHCASILAFSLFLGLGLGITTASALNIENVTSKKGIHGWLVEDRTVPVVSIQFSIGGGTTQDPEGKEGLANLMTGLFDEGAGDFDSQSFQGRLDDLGAEMAFSVNRDRMRGSMRVLADNRKEAFNLLALAVQKPRFDDDAIDRIREQLVAELKASEKDPKTIAQNRLLTLIYGKHPYARRGEGTPETLTNINHDDLVKAHHNMFARDNIHIGIVGPVSPDDAATIIDQIFGDLPEKAELQKVEEAKLNLGGMANVNYNLPQTSLMLVYPGIKRNDPDFFAAYLMNYVLGGPGLTSHLFSEVREKRGLAYTVGSSLMLYDHSASLAISTGTRSSEAQKTLATIRNEVKRMADEGVSERELEDAKSYVIGSYAVQNMGSSSEIAATLVGLQDEKLPIDYIDQRRALIEAVTRDQVKAIAEKLLRPEPALLVIGPSKG comes from the coding sequence ATGAACAAGAAATCAAATATTTTTCATTGTGCTTCAATCCTCGCATTCTCGCTTTTTTTGGGTCTCGGTTTGGGGATAACAACCGCAAGTGCCTTGAATATAGAAAATGTGACATCAAAAAAAGGAATCCACGGCTGGCTCGTTGAAGACAGAACCGTGCCGGTTGTCTCGATCCAGTTTTCTATTGGTGGCGGAACAACACAGGATCCGGAAGGCAAAGAAGGTTTGGCAAATTTGATGACCGGACTTTTTGATGAAGGTGCCGGTGATTTTGACTCCCAATCCTTCCAGGGGCGGCTTGATGATCTCGGTGCAGAAATGGCATTTTCGGTCAATCGTGACCGGATGCGCGGCAGCATGAGAGTGCTCGCGGATAATCGCAAAGAGGCTTTCAACCTGCTTGCACTTGCTGTTCAGAAGCCCCGCTTTGATGATGATGCCATTGATCGCATTCGTGAACAATTGGTGGCTGAACTCAAAGCATCTGAAAAAGACCCGAAAACCATCGCCCAAAATCGTCTTTTGACATTGATCTACGGCAAACATCCTTATGCCCGTCGCGGAGAAGGAACACCCGAAACGCTGACAAATATAAATCATGATGATCTCGTCAAGGCACATCACAACATGTTTGCCCGCGACAATATCCATATCGGCATTGTGGGTCCTGTTTCACCGGATGATGCCGCAACAATCATTGATCAAATATTTGGCGACTTGCCGGAGAAAGCCGAGCTTCAAAAAGTAGAAGAAGCAAAACTTAATCTGGGTGGTATGGCAAATGTCAATTATAATTTGCCACAAACATCCTTGATGCTTGTCTATCCGGGTATCAAACGTAATGACCCGGATTTTTTTGCTGCCTATTTGATGAATTATGTTCTGGGTGGACCCGGTCTTACCTCGCACCTGTTCTCGGAGGTGCGTGAAAAACGCGGCCTTGCTTACACTGTCGGTTCGTCTTTGATGCTTTATGACCATTCGGCAAGTTTGGCTATTTCTACCGGCACCCGTTCGAGCGAAGCTCAAAAAACCCTTGCAACCATTCGTAATGAAGTCAAAAGAATGGCCGATGAAGGTGTGAGCGAACGAGAACTCGAAGATGCAAAAAGTTACGTGATCGGTTCTTATGCTGTGCAAAATATGGGGTCATCCTCGGAAATTGCTGCAACACTCGTCGGCTTGCAGGATGAAAAATTACCCATTGATTATATTGATCAAAGACGCGCACTTATCGAGGCTGTAACCCGTGATCAGGTCAAAGCGATCGCAGAGAAGCTGCTTCGTCCGGAACCGGCTTTATTGGTCATTGGCCCGTCAAAAGGTTGA
- the rsmD gene encoding 16S rRNA (guanine(966)-N(2))-methyltransferase RsmD yields the protein MRVVGGKFSGRHLATPAGQAIRPTTDRTRESLFNILGSRQENFWNGKRVLDLFSGTGALGIEALSRGAETCTFVEQSVEGRGLIHENIEAFGLQGVTRLLRRDATRLGRIGTMQPFDVVFADPPYGHSLGEKAFNAAIEGQWVKNNALFVLEETKEATIRLPDIFKLDDERHYGGTIIYIYMLQL from the coding sequence GTGCGGGTCGTCGGCGGTAAGTTTTCCGGACGTCATCTTGCAACGCCCGCCGGACAGGCCATCCGTCCGACAACAGATCGCACGCGTGAAAGCCTGTTCAATATTCTGGGATCGCGGCAAGAAAATTTCTGGAATGGCAAACGCGTGCTTGATCTCTTTTCAGGAACCGGAGCGCTCGGCATAGAAGCACTTTCGCGCGGTGCAGAAACATGCACTTTTGTCGAACAGTCGGTTGAGGGGCGCGGATTAATCCATGAAAATATCGAAGCCTTCGGATTACAAGGCGTTACCCGACTATTGCGCCGTGATGCAACCCGTTTAGGGCGGATCGGAACAATGCAACCCTTCGACGTTGTTTTTGCCGACCCGCCTTACGGGCATAGTCTGGGAGAAAAAGCTTTTAACGCCGCTATCGAAGGGCAATGGGTAAAAAACAATGCGCTTTTTGTGCTTGAAGAGACAAAAGAAGCCACAATTCGCTTACCCGACATATTTAAGCTTGACGACGAGCGCCATTATGGTGGCACAATTATTTATATATATATGTTACAATTGTGA
- a CDS encoding pseudouridine synthase: protein MTYDRGNKKPQNDRGDTRNNFDPRGKKDIKPPKVKTGDEGDGSERIAKRLARAGIASRRDAETMIAAGRIAVNGKVLNTPAFNVKRTDAITVDGKPLPPIERTRVWLYHKRAGLVTTNRDPEGRPTVFDSLPEGMPRVLSVGRLDINTEGLLLLTNDGGLARVLELPSTGWVRKYRVRAHGKVTQADLDKLKDGIAIDGIFYGAVEATLEREQGTNVWLTVALREGKNREVKNILGALGLTVTRLIRISFGSFQLADLEEGAVRELKGRTLRDQLGERLIEEANADFDLPILKPFSNSPVVGEQKPREKPTVSDDGWISSTPEAPRFNRRWKKADFAERGRDQLSTRPDSFNKRGGKFGSKFAPLKKAFEKKPEAEPQRLRSANVWMAPGARPQTAHKKFWRMRDEEERNDTGFEERAARRHPHRASQGESDTHFNHREKHFDKSARQPDFKQKFRKDRSLEDYDAPRGDRKNRDYKKTGNYAGSTKERSGYGHDRGFEGGKKEFQHHSGGAGERPLRKYNTERKFSEKRDFDAPERKFDRPRKNYRSSSENREGGFDFPRRHYGKKNGDGHEPEKINTFFWQPFRKTIFFKRRPQREESFYR from the coding sequence ATGACATATGATCGCGGCAATAAGAAACCGCAAAACGACCGGGGGGACACAAGAAATAATTTTGACCCACGTGGGAAAAAAGACATAAAACCCCCGAAGGTTAAAACCGGTGACGAAGGCGATGGCAGTGAACGCATTGCCAAGAGGTTGGCACGTGCCGGAATAGCATCACGGCGGGACGCAGAAACCATGATAGCCGCCGGTCGTATTGCGGTTAATGGCAAGGTTCTCAATACGCCCGCATTCAATGTCAAACGCACCGATGCAATTACTGTTGACGGCAAACCTTTGCCCCCCATTGAGCGCACCCGCGTCTGGCTTTACCATAAACGCGCCGGACTGGTGACAACCAACCGCGATCCGGAAGGTCGCCCTACTGTATTTGATAGCCTGCCGGAGGGAATGCCACGCGTACTTTCCGTTGGAAGACTCGACATCAACACCGAAGGCTTGTTGCTCCTCACCAATGACGGGGGGCTTGCACGGGTTCTTGAATTACCGTCGACCGGATGGGTGCGCAAATATCGTGTCCGTGCACATGGCAAAGTAACACAAGCCGATCTTGATAAATTGAAAGATGGTATTGCCATAGACGGTATTTTTTACGGTGCTGTAGAAGCAACACTTGAACGCGAACAAGGAACGAATGTCTGGCTGACAGTGGCTTTAAGAGAAGGTAAAAACCGCGAGGTCAAGAATATTCTGGGCGCTCTGGGCTTGACCGTCACGCGCCTTATCCGCATCTCGTTCGGTTCATTTCAACTTGCCGATCTTGAAGAAGGTGCTGTACGTGAACTGAAAGGCCGGACACTGCGCGACCAGTTGGGTGAACGCCTTATCGAAGAGGCCAATGCCGATTTCGATTTGCCGATTTTGAAGCCTTTTTCCAATTCCCCTGTTGTTGGAGAACAAAAGCCGCGTGAAAAACCGACCGTTTCGGACGATGGCTGGATTTCTTCAACGCCGGAAGCACCCCGTTTTAACAGACGCTGGAAAAAAGCCGATTTTGCCGAACGTGGCCGTGACCAGCTTTCAACAAGGCCGGACAGTTTCAATAAGCGGGGCGGTAAATTCGGCAGTAAATTTGCCCCTCTTAAAAAAGCTTTCGAGAAAAAGCCTGAAGCAGAACCCCAACGATTGCGTAGTGCCAATGTCTGGATGGCTCCCGGCGCCCGTCCCCAAACCGCGCATAAAAAATTCTGGCGCATGAGAGATGAAGAGGAAAGAAACGATACCGGCTTTGAAGAGAGAGCCGCTCGCCGTCATCCGCATCGCGCTTCACAAGGGGAAAGCGACACACATTTCAACCACCGTGAGAAACATTTCGACAAATCGGCGCGCCAACCCGATTTCAAACAGAAATTCCGGAAAGACCGCTCGTTAGAAGACTATGATGCGCCACGGGGCGATAGAAAAAATCGGGATTATAAAAAAACCGGAAATTATGCCGGATCGACAAAAGAGCGGTCAGGCTACGGTCACGACCGTGGTTTTGAAGGTGGAAAGAAAGAGTTTCAGCATCATTCAGGGGGAGCTGGCGAAAGACCTTTAAGAAAATATAATACAGAGCGGAAATTTTCCGAAAAGCGGGATTTTGACGCCCCTGAACGGAAGTTTGATCGCCCTCGAAAAAACTATCGTAGTTCTTCGGAAAATCGCGAAGGTGGATTTGACTTTCCGCGCCGCCATTACGGGAAGAAAAATGGGGATGGACATGAACCAGAAAAGATCAACACATTTTTCTGGCAACCGTTCCGAAAAACCATTTTCTTCAAGAGACGGCCGCAACGGGAAGAAAGCTTTTACCGGTAA
- a CDS encoding nucleoside deaminase, with amino-acid sequence MTKTPMEIALEEAISANANDEVPVGAVIVKDGQVIAKASNLTHKKFDPTGHAEMRVIRMACEALQSERLVDCDLYVTLEPCTMCAAAISFARIRRLYYAASDEKGGAVEHGVHFYSQPTCHHRPEVYSGLGERQASRLLKNFFAGKREE; translated from the coding sequence ATGACAAAAACGCCAATGGAAATAGCACTTGAAGAGGCAATTTCGGCAAATGCCAATGACGAAGTGCCAGTTGGCGCCGTTATTGTCAAGGACGGTCAAGTGATCGCCAAGGCTTCCAATCTCACGCATAAAAAGTTTGATCCGACAGGTCACGCGGAAATGCGGGTTATTCGCATGGCTTGCGAGGCACTTCAAAGCGAGCGATTGGTTGATTGCGACCTTTATGTGACTTTGGAGCCCTGTACAATGTGCGCGGCTGCCATATCTTTTGCCCGTATCAGAAGACTTTATTATGCTGCAAGCGACGAAAAAGGTGGTGCGGTTGAACATGGTGTCCACTTTTATAGCCAGCCGACATGTCATCATCGTCCGGAAGTTTATTCCGGCTTGGGTGAAAGACAGGCTTCCCGGTTGCTCAAAAATTTTTTTGCTGGAAAAAGAGAAGAATGA
- a CDS encoding aldo/keto reductase, with protein sequence MKTVTFPNCSIVPALGQGTWGMGEGISPAETEADSLRAGLDLGLKLIDTAEMYGNGGSERVVGKALVGRRDDAFVVSKVLPSHASRKGTIEACERSLKNLKIEQIDLYLLHWQSSVPLSETVEALEKLVTQGKIGAWGVSNFDTALMENLAEIAPKGHIATNQILYNLSRRGPEFDLIPWCENHNIPVMAYAPIEQGRIMKNHDLLELAGKLNVAPSVLALAWVIRNPLMIAIPKTSSVKHLRENAKALAITLDHEVLQALDEIFLPPTRKQPLEVI encoded by the coding sequence ATGAAAACAGTAACATTCCCGAATTGTTCGATTGTACCGGCTTTAGGACAGGGTACATGGGGTATGGGAGAGGGGATTTCTCCCGCAGAAACTGAAGCTGATTCTCTGCGTGCCGGCCTTGATCTCGGACTGAAGCTCATTGATACGGCTGAAATGTATGGAAATGGTGGTTCCGAAAGAGTGGTTGGTAAAGCACTTGTCGGGCGACGTGACGATGCCTTTGTTGTTTCAAAAGTTTTGCCGAGCCATGCTTCACGAAAAGGTACAATCGAAGCATGTGAACGCAGCCTTAAAAATCTGAAAATTGAACAAATCGACCTTTATCTTCTTCATTGGCAAAGCAGTGTTCCTTTGAGCGAAACCGTTGAAGCTCTGGAAAAACTTGTCACACAAGGCAAAATCGGTGCATGGGGGGTTAGCAATTTCGACACCGCACTCATGGAAAACCTTGCTGAAATTGCACCAAAAGGACACATTGCGACCAACCAGATACTTTATAACTTGTCACGTCGCGGGCCGGAATTCGATCTTATTCCATGGTGTGAAAATCATAATATTCCGGTCATGGCCTATGCACCGATCGAGCAGGGCCGCATTATGAAAAACCATGATCTTCTGGAGCTTGCGGGAAAGCTCAATGTTGCACCATCGGTTCTTGCTCTTGCTTGGGTTATCCGCAATCCGCTGATGATTGCCATTCCGAAAACCTCGTCAGTTAAACATTTGCGTGAAAATGCCAAAGCGCTGGCGATCACACTTGATCACGAGGTTCTGCAAGCTCTTGATGAAATATTTTTGCCACCGACACGAAAACAGCCGCTCGAGGTTATTTGA